One Rattus norvegicus strain BN/NHsdMcwi chromosome 20, GRCr8, whole genome shotgun sequence DNA segment encodes these proteins:
- the RT1-T18 gene encoding RT1 class Ib, locus T18 precursor, which produces MGNMVPSALLLLLATSPGETQTCSGSHSLRYFYTALSRPAPGESWYIAVGYVDDTQFVRFNSAGESARYKLRASWVEQEGPEYWQKETEIVTSNAQFFRGNLQTMLDYYNLSHDGSHIIQVMYGCDVESDGSLLRGYEQYAYDGRDYITLNEDLKTWTAEDRAAQITRLKWEQAGYAELRRTYLEGPCKDSLLRYLENRKEMLQCTDPPKAHVSHHPGHEGDVTLRCWALGFYPADITLIWKKEEEELNQEMELIQTRPAGDGTFQKWAALVVPSGEEQKYTCHVYHEGLPEPLTLRWEPPQSRMRTRVIVGAVLGAMAILGFMTGGAVMCMRKNKGGDRDYDPAAVTM; this is translated from the exons ATGGGAAACATGGTGCCCAGcgccctccttctcctcctggcGACGTCGCCAGGCGAGACCCAGACCTGCTCAG GGTCACACTCTCTGCGGTATTTCTACACCGCCCTGTCCCGACCTGCACCCGGCGAGTCCTGGTACATCGCTGTGGGCTACGTGGACGACACACAGTTCGTGCGCTTCAACAGCGCAGGGGAGAGTGCGAGATATAAGCTACGTGCGTCCTGGGTGGAGCAGGAGGGCCCCGAGTATTGGCAGAAGGAGACAGAGATCGTCACAAGCAATGCACAGTTTTTCCGAGGAAACCTACAGACCATGCTTGACTACTACAACCTGAGCCACGACG gctcTCACATCATCCAGGTGATGTATGGCTGTGACGTGGAATCCGATGGGAGCCTCCTCCGCGGTTATGAGCAGTATGCCTACGATGGCCGAGATTACATCACCCTCAACGAAGATCTTAAGACTTGGACAGCAGAGGACAGGGCGGCGCAGATCACCAGACTCAAGTGGGAGCAGGCTGGTTATGCAGAGCTCCGCAGGACCTACTTAGAGGGCCCATGCAAGGATTCGCTGCTCAGATACCTAGAGAATAGAAAAGAGATGCTGCAGTGTACAG ATCCTCCAAAGGCACATGTGAGCCATCACCCCGGACATGAAGGTGATGTCACCCTGAGGTGCTGGGCCCTGGGCTTCTACCCTGCTGACATCACTCTGAtctggaagaaggaggaggaggaactgaaCCAAGAGATGGAGCTTATACAGACCAGGCCTGCAGGGGATGGGACTTTTCAGAAGTGGGCAGCTCTGGTGGTGCCTTCTGGGGAGGAGCAGAAGTACACATGTCATGTGTACCATGAGGGGCTACCTGAGCCCCTCACCCTGAGATGGG AGCCTCCTCAGTCCAGAATGCGGACCAGGGTCATTGTTGGTGCTGTCCTTGGTGCTATGGCCATCTTAGGTTTTATGACTGGAGGTGCTGTGATGTGCATGAGAAAGAACAAGG gaGGAGACAGAGATTATGATCCTGCTGCCGTCACAATGTGA
- the RT1-T18 gene encoding RT1 class Ib, locus T18 isoform X1 translates to MGNMVPSALLLLLATSPGETQTCSGSHSLRYFYTALSRPAPGESWYIAVGYVDDTQFVRFNSAGESARYKLRASWVEQEGPEYWQKETEIVTSNAQFFRGNLQTMLDYYNLSHDGSHIIQVMYGCDVESDGSLLRGYEQYAYDGRDYITLNEDLKTWTAEDRAAQITRLKWEQAGYAELRRTYLEGPCKDSLLRYLENRKEMLQCTDPPKAHVSHHPGHEGDVTLRCWALGFYPADITLIWKKEEEELNQEMELIQTRPAGDGTFQKWAALVVPSGEEQKYTCHVYHEGLPEPLTLRWEPPQSRMRTRVIVGAVLGAMAILGFMTGGAVMCMRKNKGMEESVAGFCSFRSLRRMLYEYKSKHRPLMHKLAPF, encoded by the exons ATGGGAAACATGGTGCCCAGcgccctccttctcctcctggcGACGTCGCCAGGCGAGACCCAGACCTGCTCAG GGTCACACTCTCTGCGGTATTTCTACACCGCCCTGTCCCGACCTGCACCCGGCGAGTCCTGGTACATCGCTGTGGGCTACGTGGACGACACACAGTTCGTGCGCTTCAACAGCGCAGGGGAGAGTGCGAGATATAAGCTACGTGCGTCCTGGGTGGAGCAGGAGGGCCCCGAGTATTGGCAGAAGGAGACAGAGATCGTCACAAGCAATGCACAGTTTTTCCGAGGAAACCTACAGACCATGCTTGACTACTACAACCTGAGCCACGACG gctcTCACATCATCCAGGTGATGTATGGCTGTGACGTGGAATCCGATGGGAGCCTCCTCCGCGGTTATGAGCAGTATGCCTACGATGGCCGAGATTACATCACCCTCAACGAAGATCTTAAGACTTGGACAGCAGAGGACAGGGCGGCGCAGATCACCAGACTCAAGTGGGAGCAGGCTGGTTATGCAGAGCTCCGCAGGACCTACTTAGAGGGCCCATGCAAGGATTCGCTGCTCAGATACCTAGAGAATAGAAAAGAGATGCTGCAGTGTACAG ATCCTCCAAAGGCACATGTGAGCCATCACCCCGGACATGAAGGTGATGTCACCCTGAGGTGCTGGGCCCTGGGCTTCTACCCTGCTGACATCACTCTGAtctggaagaaggaggaggaggaactgaaCCAAGAGATGGAGCTTATACAGACCAGGCCTGCAGGGGATGGGACTTTTCAGAAGTGGGCAGCTCTGGTGGTGCCTTCTGGGGAGGAGCAGAAGTACACATGTCATGTGTACCATGAGGGGCTACCTGAGCCCCTCACCCTGAGATGGG AGCCTCCTCAGTCCAGAATGCGGACCAGGGTCATTGTTGGTGCTGTCCTTGGTGCTATGGCCATCTTAGGTTTTATGACTGGAGGTGCTGTGATGTGCATGAGAAAGAACAAGGGTATGGAAGAGTCTGTGGctgggttttgttcttttaggtctTTAAGAAGGATGCTTTATGaatataaatcaaaacacagaCCCCTTATGCACAAGCTTGCCCCTTTCTAG